One genomic region from Pecten maximus chromosome 5, xPecMax1.1, whole genome shotgun sequence encodes:
- the LOC117327112 gene encoding uncharacterized protein LOC117327112 — protein sequence MRGSLLLLLMAISRISGFYITDPSPLSSDRKFYQISSNDLLSLTRCEKKITFNDKEDLMITYLKRTHRNDTIPGLDVFLELSALNSGVAEQTRNISGFTPNMTRFTLHGNNVMISLHPNYCDQQMLRVTTYFIIFVSVTKPSDRCADPGTPENSVRSGQTSDFVVGENIRFFCNHGYVLSGSRIISCARNPYTGIPGWTGSKPICVRQCETPLAPKFGRVSQTSSYGSVRFTCQSPFSLVGPEMITCLDNGAKPTWNDFPPKCIVTTCPSNGSVLKATYDSKFIATPSFPGNIIYSNMTCKWYIRSRDNTCIHIYFENFDLPKDVVFEIHKYVGNFSDDRDRVWSSRSGGEGHRKTVIVCDSVIRVTYTSREVAVTGHSGVYMRYQSRPISVYHAAYQRAARLEFNDQISVETTMATGQSEADDGSGVDVPAIAAGVTVSVIVLIIVGVAVYIWYRKKYPVRMIIGKDFGKFTNPVYNRKTSTATLTRPDSFEKEIEKMAAEKCVSHDNHVDLSDEQEYQPTAGLTLLGSLGIREGLDDFDNPEMKKRNNTKQRKKIVPTTKVVIEEEEEEEKDEGKNLSNSSSESSPTDDEKSSASDEDSDGEGFRPVTDAPKIKRKRVSAYLNEVLDRQSSQDSADGESIVSPGVIPEKEPPSDGVDVVVHTEIQKQNDESVSSKEDRMNKEDIIEESNDVPKESDTMDQKVENENAADVPKESDTMDQKVENDNAADVPKESETMEQKVENENAEDVSQPDRPMTVLKLGIEGFNFANEDDDESSHSSTNTETADKVEESSVPEIDITLANVKEIDFTADEIMAEVKHLVQEEAKITIDDSVRLEPSKDADQLEHDAVSPKDTDGQIIEEVKAITGDTEENDETDAVSGEDVSDEKNSSAIDVGNVYEADIDPVNVAEVSNEDSFVGVVSSVPSEETQQELADHSNDRDVTHIKMTDTQTDTTVDAATTESTLEVLEGQEHNTYANQDIIGYLTKDEMRELTARTKSFGEDSLSSVYSGEMVEEDNPVAEIPEQDFSSGLSLDETDSLEVPYKSKVEVQFEKLIQDIDNHSNSSDIEKEDGVAETTEHEVTTPMKEESTALFDLSFANISNGWNGETSDLLPHSENSDSIISQVLTNGPSLGEDFVNATESTSSQALYDLSFLENTNISREVSSAQPITLVMSGFDTGESSTDVQNQEDIAPNDENLNGSSLEDDSDSSKISNEDLIEYIVNPETNEDNDEEDEGDDQVDELQLMAEVGGKGKRRSISLENPLFDTLDFSKFQPSVIDSKQDDSNKESDIEDQIKPPAIGRRESISLDNPFFNTDDHELQEQSHQGEKLRVIQVSNLLVTPPTSSNESSSDDSDSDTGSVGEYHINPSSDHEDAEQKPPNDETKQDPNLPVGVMNFLSVDSQSEHTNPMKNKTSLTIPLEFDPRKRTNLEPEESDASSLDSATMKEIEELSSDSEANSKDHGGASAKASAPAPKKFSLSSISRKFKSSFKTTTKPDLQTGDGDMVDV from the exons ATGCGCGGGTCACTGTTACTGCTGCTGATGGCAATATCACGTATTAGCGGGTTCTACATCACAGACCCCAGCCCATTGTCGTCAGATCGCAAATTCTACCAAATATCTTCTAACGATCTATTGTCTTTAACAAGATGTGAGAAGAAAATCACATTCAATGACAAAGAGGATTTAATGATAACTTACTTGAAACGAACTCacagaaatgatacaatacCCGGTTTGGATGTGTTTCTGGAGTTATCGGCCTTGAACAGCGGTGTCGCGGAACAGACAAGGAATATATCTGGATTTACACCAAACATGACCCGTTTTACCCTACATGGAAATAATGTCATGATAAGTTTGCATCCTAATTACTGCGACCAGCAGATGTTACGTGTAActacatatttcattattttcgtCAGTGTTACAAAACCCAGTGACCGCTGCGCAGATCCGGGGACTCCGGAAAATTCTGTTAGAAGTGGTCAAACCAGTGATTTTGTTGTCGGGGAAAACATTCGGTTTTTCTGTAACCATGGATACGTTTTGTCAGGATCTAGGATTATTTCCTGTGCCAGGAACCCTTATACAGGCATTCCTGGATGGACCGGAAGTAAGCCTATATGTGTGAGGCAGTGCGAAACACCGCTCGCTCCGAAGTTTGGACGCGTATCACAGACATCGTCTTACGGCTCTGTACGTTTTACTTGTCAGAGTCCATTTTCATTAGTAGGACCAGAAATGATAACATGTTTGGACAATGGCGCTAAACCAACTTGGAACGATTTCCCGCCAAAATGTATCGTCACCACGTGCCCGTCAAATGGTTCTGTTCTTAAAGCAACATACGACAGTAAATTTATCGCCACGCCCAGTTTCCCTGGAAACATTATTTACTCAAATATGACCTGCAAATGGTATATAAGATCAAGAGATAATACGTGTATACACATTTACTTTGAAAATTTCGATTTACCAAAGGATGTCGTTTTTGAAATACACAAATACGTCGGAAACTTCTCGGATGATAGGGACCGTGTCTGGTCTTCTCGCTCTGGAGGAGAGGGTCACAGGAaaactgtgattgtatgtgaTTCTGTGATTCGGGTGACTTATACCAGTCGGGAGGTGGCCGTGACGGGACATAGTGGGGTTTATATGCGGTACCAGTCTCGGCCGATCTCCGTGTACCATGCGGCGTATCAGAGAGCTGCCCGCTTAGAATTCAATGACCAG ATAAGCGTGGAGACGACCATGGCGACAGGTCAGTCGGAAGCAGACGACGGTTCTGGCGTTGACGTGCCTGCCATCGCTGCCGGTGTTACAGTTTCCGTGATAGTTCTTATCATTGTTGGGGTTGCTGTCTATATCTGGTACCGTAAGAAGTACCCCGTCAGGATGATCATCGGAAAGGACTTCGGCAAATTCACAAATCCTGTGTACAATAGGAAAACTTCTACCGCAACGCTTACACGTCCAGATTCATTCGAGAAGGAGATCGAGAAAATGGCTGCAGAAAAATGTGTATCCCACGACAATCACGTTGATTTGAGTGACGAGCAAGAATATCAGCCAACAGCAGGACTGACTTTGTTGGGAAGTCTAGGAATTAGAGAAGGATTAGATGATTTTGATAATCCAGAAATGAAGAAACGTAATAACACAAAACAGAGGAAGAAAATTGTACCTACAACAAAAGTTGTTATagaggaagaggaggaggaagagAAAGACGAAGGTAAGAACTTGTCAAACTCTTCTTCAGAATCGTCCCCCACTGACGATGAAAAGAGTTCCGCATCGGACGAAGATTCTGACGGAGAAGGATTCAGACCAGTTACCGACGCACCAAAGATCAAACGAAAGCGCGTGTCTGCATATCTCAACGAAGTGCTAGATAGACAAAGCTCCCAAGATAGCGCTGACGGAGAATCTATCGTCAGTCCGGGAGTTATCCCGGAAAAGGAGCCACCTTCCGATGGCGTTGACGTGGTAGTTCATACTGAAATCCAAAAGCAGAATGATGAGAGCGTGTCCAGCAAGGAAGACCGGATGAACAAGGAAGATATAATAGAGGAATCTAATGATGTTCCAAAGGAAAGCGATACTATGGATCAAAAagtagaaaatgaaaatgctgCTGATGTTCCAAAGGAAAGCGATACTATGGATCAAAAAGTAGAAAATGATAATGCTGCTGATGTGCCAAAGGAAAGCGAAACTATGGAACAAAAagtagaaaatgaaaatgctgAAGACGTTAGCCAGCCGGATAGACCGATGACTGTGCTAAAGCTTGGAATAGAAGGCTTTAATTTTGCGAACGAAGACGACGACGAAAGTAGCCATTCATCAACTAATACAGAAACAGCCGATAAAGTAGAAGAATCAAGTGTTCCGGAGATTGATATTACCTTGGCGAATGTAAAGGAGATTGATTTTACAGCAGATGAAATTATGGCAGAAGTAAAACACTTGGTACAAGAGGAAGCAAAAATTACAATTGATGACTCAGTTCGGTTAGAACCAAGTAAAGACGCGGATCAACTAGAACATGATGCCGTTTCTCCGAAGGACACAGACGGCCAGATTATTGAAGAAGTTAAAGCTATAACTGGGGATACTGAAGAGAATGATGAGACTGATGCGGTGTCAGGCGAAGACGTATCCGATGAAAAGAATTCATCGGCCATTGATGTAGGCAATGTTTATGAAGCTGATATTGATCCCGTTAATGTTGCCGAAGTGAGCAACGAAGACAGCTTTGTCGGTGTAGTATCTTCAGTTCCGTCTGAGGAAACGCAGCAGGAATTGGCCGACCATTCAAATGATCGGGATGTCACGCATATCAAGATGACTGATACACAAACAGACACCACAGTGGATGCAGCAACGACAGAAAGTACATTGGAAGTGTTGGAAGGGCAAGAACATAATACTTATGCAAATCAAGACATTATAGGTTATTTGACAAAAGACGAGATGCGAGAGCTAACAGCTCGTACTAAGTCTTTTGGAGAAGACTCTCTTTCGTCTGTTTACAGCGGAGAAATGGTTGAAGAGGATAATCCAGTTGCTGAAATACCAGAGCAGGATTTCTCCTCGGGGTTAAGTCTTGACGAGACAGATAGTTTGGAAGTTCCGTATAAAAGCAAGGTAGAAGTGCAATTTGAAAAACTCATCCAAGATATTGATAACCACTCAAATTCATCCGACATTGAAAAGGAGGATGGCGTTGCTGAAACTACAGAACACGAAGTCACGACTCCCATGAAAGAAGAATCCACAGCCTTATTCGATCTATCTTTTGCTAATATATCAAACGGATGGAACGGCGAAACGTCCGATTTATTACCACATTCCGAAAATTCGGATAGCATTATTTCTCAGGTATTGACTAACGGCCCTTCTTTAGGTGAAGATTTCGTCAATGCTACAGAAAGCACATCAAGTCAAGCCCTTTATGATTTATCATTTTTAgaaaatacaaacatatcaagGGAAGTTTCATCAGCCCAACCTATTACACTTGTGATGTCTGGATTCGATACGGGAGAGAGTAGCACGGATGTACAAAATCAAGAGGATATCGCCCCGAACGATGAAAACTTAAATGGATCCAGTTTGGAGGACGACAGTGATAGCAGTAAGATATCAAACGAAGACTTGATTGAATATATCGTTAATCCAGAAACAAATGAGGACAATGACGAAGAAGATGAAGGCGACGATCAGGTCGATGAGCTCCAACTAATGGCAGAGGTAGGTGGAAAGGGCAAACGGAGGAGCATCTCTCTTGAAAATCCATTATTTGATACATTAGATTTTTCCAAGTTTCAACCGAGCGTGATAGATTCTAAACAAGATGATAGCAACAAAGAATCAGATATCGAAGATCAAATAAAACCACCTGCAATTGGACGACGAGAGAGCATCTCTCTTGATAATCCGTTCTTTAATACTGATGACCACGAGCTACAAGAACAGTCACATCAAGGCGAAAAATTACGTGTAATACAGGTATCAAATCTTCTCGTTACTCCACCAACTTCATCTAATGAATCATCGAGTGACGACTCCGACAGTGACACGGGGAGTGTGGGCGAGTATCATATCAATCCATCATCTGATCACGAGGACGCGGAACAAAAACCACCCAATGATGAAACGAAACAAGACCCTAATCTGCCTGTTGGTGTTATGAACTTTTTGTCAGTTGACTCTCAAAGCGAACACACAAACCcaatgaaaaacaaaacttcACTAACAATACCGTTAGAATTTGATCCCAGAAAGAGGACAAATTTGGAACCCGAGGAGTCCGATGCTTCCTCTCTTGACTCAGCAACAATGAAAGAGATCGAGGAATTGTCATCAGATTCAGAGGCTAACAGTAAGGACCATGGAGGTGCGTCTGCCAAAGCTAGTGCACCTGCGCCAAAGAAATTTTCTCTGTCATCGATCTCAAGAAAATTCAAAAGTAGCTTTAAAACAACCACGAAACCCGATTTGCAAACAGGGGATGGTGATATGGTGGATGTATAA